CGGATGTACTTATTACATATGGTGCGACCCAAGGGCTGTCGCTTGCTGCGCAATTGCTGCTGGAGCCGGGCGATGAAGTATGGACAGAAGCACCAACCTTTTTCAGTGCATTGCAGGCGTTTCGCTTGTCAGGCGCGACCATCTCATCTTTTCCATTACAAGAAGATGGGCTGAATATTGATGCCTTGGAAGAAGCGTTGATTCAGGCAAAAACGGAAGGACGCTCGCTGCCCAAATTGTTATATACTATGCCCACCTACCACAACCCCGGTGGTGTCACGCTCTCGCTGGTAAAACGTCATCGTCTGGCGGCGCTGGCGCGTGCGTACAACTTTTATCTGCTAGAGGATGATGCGTACGCGGAATTGAACTTTACTGGTGAGTACCTGCCCACCCTGTATTCTCTTGCGCCGGAACGCACCATTTACCTCAATACCTTTTCCAAAATCATCGCTCCCGGCATCCGACTTGGCTGGGCAATTGCACACCCGCTATTGATCGACAAGCTGCGTATCCTGATGCTGGGCGGCAGTACAGGTGTCTTTACACAAGAGATTCTAGCATCTTTACTATCGCGTCTGGACTTTGAACAGCATCTCCATCAGCTGAATGACCATTATCGGACGCAGCGCGACATCATGGCAGCCGCTATCGACCGTCATTTTGGCGACGAAGTTCACTATGTCTTACCTGAAGGTGGATTCTTCCTATGGCTCACCTTTCCTGAACATGTCGATACCACCATCCTTCAACAACTGGCAGCGGATCGTGGCGTCAGTATCGTGGACGGTCGCAGCTTCTATCCAGATCGCCACACCCATCATCACGTTCGTCTCTGCTTCAGCTATTGCACCAGTCTTCAAATCGAAAAGGGTATATCTCGCTTGGCAGCAGCGTATAAAGATTACAAACAAAGTGCTATACCGTATCCAGATCAACCGATTCCAACAGCAACCTCATCTAACTAGCCATCACTTGCAAGCAGTCAAGAGTCAGTATGTCTCACCTTGTATGATTTAAAAAACCTTCGCCACTGCAGGCACTTCCATTTATGACGTGGACGTGATTACAGGGGTGAAGGTTTTTTGCGCAAAAAGGGCAGAACTATTATTTAAATTTTCAACAAATTAATTGTTGACAATATATATGAATCTCGGTATGATAGGTGCAAGCAAGAATCATGTATGCAAATTATAATAACTATTAAATTAATTAAATTATTTAAAGGGTGAGAAAAGTGGATAACAAAGAAACACTGGCTCTGGAACAGCACCTCTGCTTTTCTCTTTATGCAGGTTCACGAGCAATCACGCGCATGTACTGGCCAATGCTTGAAGAAATGGGCATCACCTATCCGCAGTATTTAGCACTGGTTGTGCTGTGGGATAAACGCGAGTGTACCATTAAGGAACTGGGTAAGGAGATTTATTTGGACTCTGGTACGATGACATCGATGTTGAAACGAATGGAAGAAGCTGGGCTGATCACACGTCAGCGCTCA
The DNA window shown above is from Paenibacillus sp. JQZ6Y-1 and carries:
- a CDS encoding PLP-dependent aminotransferase family protein, with translation MTQPVSTPDLSLLSRHIPSTPSIGSTTVTHEDHVHLSFGFAAPHLFPIAELEQASGQAITDHGRQALQYSGAPGPEYILEWVLDRAQHNGIPAQRSDVLITYGATQGLSLAAQLLLEPGDEVWTEAPTFFSALQAFRLSGATISSFPLQEDGLNIDALEEALIQAKTEGRSLPKLLYTMPTYHNPGGVTLSLVKRHRLAALARAYNFYLLEDDAYAELNFTGEYLPTLYSLAPERTIYLNTFSKIIAPGIRLGWAIAHPLLIDKLRILMLGGSTGVFTQEILASLLSRLDFEQHLHQLNDHYRTQRDIMAAAIDRHFGDEVHYVLPEGGFFLWLTFPEHVDTTILQQLAADRGVSIVDGRSFYPDRHTHHHVRLCFSYCTSLQIEKGISRLAAAYKDYKQSAIPYPDQPIPTATSSN
- a CDS encoding MarR family winged helix-turn-helix transcriptional regulator gives rise to the protein MDNKETLALEQHLCFSLYAGSRAITRMYWPMLEEMGITYPQYLALVVLWDKRECTIKELGKEIYLDSGTMTSMLKRMEEAGLITRQRSVEDERVVKIRITDNGMELRDRSACIPQSLLQSTGLSRDELEHLNQQIRQIIGKLKV